The Georgenia sp. TF02-10 genome window below encodes:
- a CDS encoding RNA polymerase sigma factor, translated as MARRRERGTGRPLSLAMHPNDVEDVWRHESPHVLAALLRRHGDLADCEDAAQEAAEAAARQWPRDGVPDNPRGWLVRVASRRLIDRVRADLARAAREEAVGRREAAADLVPAADAGVDADADRDDSLLLLLLCCHPSLSRPSQVALTLRSVAGLTAAQVAAAYLVPEPTMKQRLVRARATLREAGARFELPGPEALPARVAAVLDVCHLMFTEGYTRSGGTELVDTALAEEAIRLTRMLRTALPDHDEVTGALALMLLTSARTAARADAHGDLVPLAEQDRSRWDGARIREGTGLLEDVLPRGHVGRYQLQAAIAAVHAEAPTWAETDWLQITLLYAMLAEVAPGPAVTLNRAVAVAMTLGPTAGLDLIAPLLADPAMARHHRTHAVHAHLLEMTGEATAAAEAYARAASLTASLPEQRYLLARRRALTGGESPDAG; from the coding sequence GTGGCGAGGAGGCGTGAGCGCGGCACCGGCCGGCCGCTGAGCCTCGCCATGCACCCCAACGACGTCGAGGACGTGTGGCGGCACGAGTCGCCGCACGTCCTCGCGGCGCTGCTGCGCCGGCACGGCGACCTCGCCGACTGCGAGGACGCCGCGCAGGAGGCGGCCGAGGCCGCGGCACGGCAGTGGCCGCGGGACGGCGTGCCGGACAACCCACGGGGCTGGCTGGTGCGCGTCGCCTCCCGGCGGCTGATCGACCGGGTCCGCGCCGACCTGGCGCGCGCCGCCCGGGAGGAGGCCGTCGGGCGGCGCGAGGCGGCCGCGGACCTCGTCCCGGCAGCGGATGCCGGCGTGGACGCGGATGCGGACCGCGACGACTCCCTGCTCCTGCTGCTGCTCTGCTGCCACCCGAGCCTGAGCCGCCCGTCCCAGGTCGCGCTCACGCTGCGGTCGGTGGCCGGCCTGACCGCCGCGCAGGTCGCGGCCGCCTACCTGGTGCCGGAGCCGACGATGAAGCAGCGGCTCGTCCGGGCCCGTGCCACTCTGCGGGAGGCCGGCGCCCGCTTCGAGCTGCCCGGGCCCGAGGCCCTGCCGGCACGGGTCGCGGCCGTGCTCGACGTCTGCCACCTCATGTTCACCGAGGGCTACACCCGCAGCGGCGGGACCGAGCTGGTCGACACCGCGCTCGCAGAGGAGGCGATCCGGCTCACCCGGATGCTGCGGACCGCCCTCCCGGACCACGACGAGGTGACCGGTGCCCTGGCGCTCATGCTGCTCACGTCGGCGCGGACCGCCGCACGTGCCGACGCCCACGGTGACCTCGTGCCGCTGGCCGAGCAGGACCGCTCGCGCTGGGACGGCGCCCGCATCCGCGAGGGCACGGGCCTGCTCGAGGACGTGCTGCCGCGCGGCCACGTGGGTCGCTACCAGCTCCAGGCGGCGATCGCCGCGGTGCACGCCGAGGCACCCACCTGGGCGGAGACGGACTGGCTGCAGATCACCCTGCTCTACGCGATGCTGGCCGAGGTGGCACCAGGGCCGGCCGTCACGCTGAACCGGGCGGTCGCCGTCGCCATGACCCTCGGCCCCACCGCCGGGCTCGACCTGATCGCCCCGCTCCTGGCCGACCCGGCGATGGCCCGCCACCACCGCACCCACGCCGTGCACGCGCACCTGCTCGAGATGACCGGCGAGGCGACGGCGGCCGCGGAGGCGTACGCCCGCGCCGCCAGCCTCACCGCGAGCCTCCCGGAGCAGCGGTACCTGCTCGCGCGCCGACGCGCCCTGACGGGCGGCGAGAGCCCGGACGCAGGCTAA
- a CDS encoding GNAT family N-acetyltransferase, translating into MAVPSQEPPFVPVADARPADRPWPAMSWPPPPDARLAGRVVELVPLEPEALGPAVFRALDEEAVWQHMTGRPADAAAFVQAQKRQVDAGVFPWVVRLRRPYRGQAAGAVVGMTSYRDVSVRDARLEIGSTAYAPAVWGSLVNPDAKHLLLGYAFEVLGAGRVQLKTDVRNTRSQQAIARLGARYEGTLRRYQRRADGTVRDTVLFSVVAEEWPAVRDRLEARMAGG; encoded by the coding sequence GTGGCCGTGCCCAGCCAAGAACCGCCCTTCGTCCCCGTCGCCGACGCCCGTCCCGCTGACCGGCCCTGGCCGGCGATGTCCTGGCCGCCGCCCCCGGACGCCCGGCTCGCCGGACGGGTCGTGGAGCTGGTGCCCCTCGAGCCGGAAGCCCTCGGGCCGGCGGTGTTCCGGGCGCTGGACGAGGAGGCCGTCTGGCAGCACATGACCGGCCGCCCCGCCGACGCCGCCGCGTTCGTCCAGGCGCAGAAGCGCCAAGTCGACGCCGGGGTCTTTCCTTGGGTGGTGCGGCTGCGGAGGCCCTACCGCGGCCAGGCCGCGGGCGCCGTCGTGGGCATGACGAGCTACCGCGACGTGTCGGTCCGCGACGCCCGCCTCGAGATCGGCAGCACCGCCTACGCGCCCGCGGTGTGGGGCAGCCTCGTCAACCCCGACGCGAAGCACCTGCTGCTCGGCTACGCCTTCGAGGTCCTCGGGGCGGGTCGGGTCCAGCTCAAGACCGACGTCCGCAACACCCGCTCCCAGCAGGCGATCGCCCGGCTGGGCGCGCGGTACGAGGGCACGTTGCGCCGCTACCAGCGGCGCGCGGACGGCACCGTCCGGGACACCGTGCTCTTCTCCGTGGTCGCCGAGGAGTGGCCGGCGGTGCGGGACCGGCTCGAGGCGCGGATGGCCGGCGGGTAG
- a CDS encoding APC family permease gives MSDENETRLRRGITGPLLFLFILGDTLGAGVYALAGVLSAEAGGAMWAPLLLALAMAMLTAASYAELVTKYPRAGGAAVFAQRAFGRPWLSFLVGFAMLAAGITSAAGLAVAFAGDYLSVFLDVPTAVAAPVFLLLLAALNARGIKESVGANVVMTVIEVSGLVLVVVVAGIAAGAGRADPGHLLELPPQTGPAAAVLGGAIVAFYSFVGFETSANVAEEVRDVRRVYPRALFGALAVTGLIYLLVAVAAAVVIAPGDLAGSTSPLLDVVRVSGVAVPSTLFAAVALVAVANGALLTMIMSSRLAYGMAEEGLLPRPLTAVLPGRRTPWAAIVTTTALAVALALVGDLAMLAETVVLLLLFVFLSTNAAVLVLRRDRVSTPHFTAPTALPVLALVSCVVLLSQQSARVWLFGLLLMAVGAAAHLVERRVSARRAPTPA, from the coding sequence GTGAGCGACGAGAACGAGACCCGGCTGCGGCGCGGGATCACCGGCCCCCTGCTGTTCCTCTTCATCCTGGGCGACACGCTCGGCGCCGGGGTCTACGCCCTCGCCGGGGTGCTCTCCGCGGAGGCCGGCGGGGCGATGTGGGCGCCGCTGCTCCTCGCCCTCGCCATGGCGATGCTCACCGCGGCCAGCTACGCCGAGCTGGTGACGAAGTACCCGCGCGCCGGCGGCGCGGCCGTCTTCGCGCAACGGGCGTTCGGCCGACCGTGGCTGTCCTTCCTCGTCGGCTTCGCCATGCTGGCCGCCGGCATCACCAGCGCGGCCGGCCTCGCGGTGGCCTTCGCCGGGGACTACCTGAGCGTCTTCCTCGACGTCCCGACGGCGGTTGCGGCGCCGGTCTTCCTGCTCCTGCTCGCCGCGCTCAACGCCCGCGGCATCAAGGAGTCGGTGGGCGCCAACGTCGTCATGACGGTCATCGAGGTCTCCGGCCTGGTCCTCGTCGTCGTGGTCGCCGGGATCGCGGCGGGCGCCGGCCGGGCCGACCCCGGCCACCTGCTCGAGCTGCCCCCGCAGACCGGGCCGGCCGCCGCGGTGCTCGGCGGGGCGATCGTGGCGTTCTACTCCTTCGTCGGCTTCGAGACCTCCGCCAACGTCGCCGAGGAGGTCCGTGACGTCCGCCGGGTCTACCCCCGCGCCCTCTTCGGGGCGCTGGCCGTCACCGGGCTGATCTACCTGCTCGTCGCCGTGGCAGCCGCCGTCGTCATCGCCCCGGGGGACCTGGCCGGCTCGACCAGCCCGTTGCTCGACGTCGTCCGCGTCTCGGGCGTGGCCGTGCCGTCGACGCTGTTCGCGGCGGTGGCCCTGGTGGCGGTGGCCAACGGGGCCCTGCTCACCATGATCATGTCCAGCCGGCTCGCCTACGGGATGGCGGAGGAGGGGCTCCTCCCGCGGCCGCTCACCGCCGTCCTGCCCGGCCGGCGGACGCCGTGGGCGGCGATCGTCACGACGACGGCGCTCGCCGTGGCCCTCGCCCTCGTCGGTGACCTCGCGATGCTCGCCGAGACGGTGGTGCTCCTGCTGCTGTTCGTCTTCCTCTCCACCAACGCCGCCGTCCTCGTCCTGCGCCGGGACCGGGTCAGCACGCCGCACTTCACCGCGCCCACCGCCCTGCCGGTCCTGGCGCTGGTCTCCTGCGTGGTGCTGCTCAGCCAGCAGTCAGCCCGGGTCTGGCTCTTCGGCCTGCTGCTCATGGCCGTCGGCGCCGCGGCGCACCTGGTCGAGCGCCGGGTGTCCGCCCGGCGCGCGCCCACCCCGGCCTGA
- a CDS encoding DUF1345 domain-containing protein, translated as MTRRPRWPLSSGGQVLLSVVVGVAVGALAVRLVEPPLWLLLAWDATAATYITLVWSVSWPRDAAGTRALARREDPSRNAVAAVMVVAAATGFAAATYALLGSSSADTGTRRLTIGLGVASVVLSWVLVNTVFALHYAHMYYDDKPEGGLDFNQDEPPRYSDFAYVAFTVGVTSAMPDVNLQDSGIRRVVLGHTLLSFLFAGGLLAIVISLVPSVVG; from the coding sequence ATGACTAGGCGACCGCGCTGGCCGCTGTCCTCCGGCGGCCAGGTGCTCCTCTCCGTCGTCGTGGGCGTGGCCGTGGGCGCGCTCGCCGTCCGGCTGGTGGAGCCGCCGCTGTGGCTCCTGCTGGCCTGGGACGCGACGGCGGCCACGTACATCACCCTGGTGTGGTCGGTCAGCTGGCCCCGCGACGCGGCCGGCACCCGGGCCCTGGCCCGGCGCGAGGATCCCTCGCGCAACGCAGTCGCTGCGGTGATGGTCGTCGCGGCCGCGACGGGGTTCGCGGCGGCCACCTACGCGCTGCTCGGCTCCAGCAGCGCCGACACCGGGACCAGACGCCTGACGATCGGCCTGGGCGTCGCCTCGGTCGTCCTGTCTTGGGTGCTGGTCAACACGGTGTTCGCACTGCACTACGCGCACATGTACTACGACGACAAGCCCGAGGGCGGGCTCGACTTCAACCAGGACGAGCCGCCGCGCTACTCCGACTTCGCCTACGTCGCCTTCACGGTCGGCGTCACCTCCGCCATGCCGGACGTGAACCTGCAGGACAGCGGGATCCGGCGGGTGGTGCTCGGGCACACCCTGCTGTCGTTCCTCTTCGCCGGCGGGCTGCTCGCCATCGTGATCAGCCTGGTGCCGAGTGTGGTGGGGTGA
- a CDS encoding ExeM/NucH family extracellular endonuclease yields MSLIRSRGSLPVWRSLAALTTVALAGVGVTAPAFADVEDPAAAAAAPATTDPAAGAPAEPSTAAAPTATASTDPGAAAADPADAAARLVPDGDVFVSELHYDNAGADTGEAVEVEAPAGTDLTGWQLVLYNGSTGAAYDTKTLTGIVPEAGVLVQDYPRDGIQNGAPDGLALVDATGAVVELLSYEGTFTAVGGPADGLTSTDIGVAEASSTPARQSLQRVEGTWTGPAAASFGTRNTAPGPGPGEPGEPGEDTHTIAEIQGTGDASPLVGQTVTTTGVVTAAYPTGGLDGYYLQTPGTGGDTDLAGRTASDAVFVFSAATVGAVEPGDLVQVTGQVTEFNGLTEITVGAGGAVTLDEPAEAVKPVPFALPRTEDRREAFEGMLVLPEPGYVVSDTYALGGFGTSAFGSVTLAYAAEQDGAYPGGVGRPLLQESDVAAPGTPEFDQVAADNAARAITLDDGQSARTASSAQVPYLTGEPNVRTGVELTFHAPVVLDYRFQWNFQPTAPVTGNAADLVTFDGGNTREANQAPDLTGGDLTVATFNVLNYFTTLGADLPGCEPYTDRAGNPISVAGGCDARGAWDAANLQRQQDKIVAAINALGADVVSLEEIENSAKFGKDRDAALAALVEALNAAAGPGTWAYAPSPATLPDLAEQDVIRTAFIYRPAAVALAGESVVLTGDPAFADAREPLAQAFTAVGSGYTFLAVANHFKSKGGDCDPEPVEGCFNAEREAQAAALVAFAEEVADDADTEDVLLLGDFNSYTEESPLDVLEAAGYTNVNAGRQEATYVYDGKVGSLDHVFVSGGAAEDVADVDVWGINAEESVLAEYSRYNYFASEHVTPGSPFRSSDHNPILVALDVPAAAPTVDISLLSINDFHGRIEADGQSAGGAVLACAVDHFRAENPNTLFVSAGDNIGASTFTSFVQQDQPTLDVLNAIGLDVSAFGNHEFDRGRADVENRVLGAADFPYIAANIVDDAGAPVYDPYHIEEVGGLRVGFVGAITEEMPTLVSPAGIEGLTFTDMGEAVNAYAAQLSDGDEANDEADVVVVLVHDGAPTPDLASADGTPFGDLVAGAHESIDAIISGHTHQAYVHDVDGRWVTQTGQYGEQLGHLTLTVDRATGEVTASTAENVDLVPEPGNPGATPPVPRQTFCPGDPEVQAIVDEAVAQAEVLGAVPLGEITADLNRARQSNGSENRGGESTLGNAVADVHLWAAQRTNAEADLAVMNPGGLRADLTYAESAGEGDGVVTYREAAVVQPFANTLVTTNLTGAQVEQVLEEQWQPAGASRPFLKLGVSAGLSYTYDPDAPVGERILSVTLDGEPLDPAATYTVVANSFLAGGGDNFTTLAEGTGTADTGQSDLAAMVDYLDEFGSLSPDYRQRAVGVNWVSDPAAEYAAGEEIAVDLSSLAFSTTEPKPETVTITLGGTAVGTAPVDLTIVDTTDEVGRAQVRVTVPEGLEGTVDLVVTDETTGTTVTLPVTVAGDEEPPEEPPSPIDEFFRWLGDLFRRLFPWFPWW; encoded by the coding sequence ATGTCACTCATCCGGAGCCGGGGAAGCCTGCCCGTCTGGCGTTCCCTCGCCGCGCTCACCACCGTGGCGCTCGCCGGCGTCGGGGTCACCGCGCCGGCGTTCGCCGACGTCGAGGACCCGGCCGCGGCCGCCGCTGCGCCCGCCACGACCGACCCAGCCGCCGGTGCGCCGGCCGAGCCCTCCACCGCCGCGGCTCCCACTGCCACGGCCAGCACCGACCCCGGCGCCGCAGCCGCGGATCCCGCCGACGCCGCCGCCCGGCTCGTCCCGGACGGCGACGTCTTCGTCAGCGAGCTGCACTACGACAACGCCGGCGCCGACACCGGCGAGGCGGTCGAGGTCGAGGCCCCGGCGGGCACCGACCTGACCGGCTGGCAGCTCGTGCTCTACAACGGCAGCACCGGCGCCGCCTACGACACCAAGACGCTGACCGGCATCGTGCCCGAGGCCGGCGTCCTCGTCCAGGACTACCCCCGCGACGGCATCCAGAACGGCGCCCCGGACGGCCTCGCGCTCGTCGACGCCACCGGCGCCGTCGTCGAGCTCCTCTCCTACGAGGGCACCTTCACCGCCGTCGGCGGCCCGGCCGACGGGCTGACCAGCACCGACATCGGCGTCGCCGAGGCGAGCAGCACACCCGCCCGGCAGTCCCTCCAGCGGGTCGAGGGCACCTGGACCGGGCCGGCCGCCGCCAGCTTCGGCACCCGCAACACCGCCCCCGGCCCCGGCCCGGGGGAGCCGGGCGAGCCCGGCGAGGACACCCACACCATCGCCGAGATCCAGGGCACCGGGGACGCCAGCCCGCTGGTCGGGCAGACGGTCACCACCACCGGCGTCGTCACCGCCGCCTACCCCACCGGCGGCCTCGACGGCTACTACCTGCAGACCCCCGGCACCGGCGGCGACACCGACCTGGCCGGGCGCACCGCCTCGGACGCCGTCTTCGTCTTCTCCGCCGCCACCGTCGGCGCCGTCGAGCCCGGCGACCTGGTCCAGGTCACCGGCCAGGTCACCGAGTTCAACGGGCTCACCGAGATCACCGTCGGGGCCGGCGGCGCCGTCACCCTCGACGAGCCCGCCGAGGCGGTCAAGCCGGTGCCGTTCGCGCTGCCCCGCACCGAGGACCGCCGCGAGGCCTTCGAGGGCATGCTCGTCCTGCCCGAGCCCGGCTACGTCGTCTCCGACACCTACGCCCTGGGCGGGTTCGGCACCAGCGCCTTCGGCTCGGTGACCCTGGCCTACGCCGCCGAGCAGGACGGCGCCTACCCCGGCGGGGTCGGCCGGCCGCTGCTCCAGGAGAGCGACGTCGCCGCCCCCGGCACGCCGGAGTTCGACCAGGTCGCCGCGGACAACGCCGCCCGCGCCATCACCCTCGACGACGGCCAGTCCGCCCGGACCGCCAGCAGCGCCCAGGTGCCCTACCTCACCGGCGAGCCCAACGTCCGCACCGGGGTGGAGCTGACCTTCCACGCGCCGGTCGTCCTGGACTACCGCTTCCAGTGGAACTTCCAGCCCACCGCCCCGGTCACCGGCAACGCCGCGGACCTGGTGACCTTCGACGGCGGGAACACCCGCGAGGCCAACCAGGCCCCGGACCTGACCGGCGGGGACCTCACGGTCGCCACCTTCAACGTGCTCAACTACTTCACCACCCTCGGCGCGGACCTGCCGGGCTGCGAGCCCTACACCGACCGCGCCGGCAACCCCATCTCCGTCGCCGGCGGCTGCGACGCCCGCGGGGCCTGGGACGCCGCCAACCTCCAGCGCCAGCAGGACAAGATCGTCGCGGCGATCAACGCCCTGGGCGCCGACGTCGTCTCCCTGGAGGAGATCGAGAACTCGGCCAAGTTCGGCAAGGACCGCGACGCCGCGCTGGCCGCGCTGGTCGAGGCGCTCAACGCCGCCGCCGGCCCCGGCACCTGGGCCTACGCCCCGTCCCCGGCCACGCTGCCCGACCTGGCCGAGCAGGACGTCATCCGCACGGCCTTCATCTACCGGCCGGCCGCCGTCGCCCTGGCCGGGGAGTCCGTGGTGCTCACCGGCGACCCGGCCTTCGCCGACGCCCGGGAGCCGCTCGCCCAGGCCTTCACCGCCGTCGGCAGCGGCTACACCTTCCTGGCCGTGGCCAACCACTTCAAGTCCAAGGGCGGGGACTGCGACCCGGAGCCCGTCGAGGGCTGCTTCAACGCCGAGCGGGAGGCCCAGGCCGCCGCGCTGGTCGCGTTCGCCGAGGAGGTGGCCGACGACGCCGACACCGAGGACGTCCTGCTCCTCGGGGACTTCAACTCCTACACCGAGGAGTCCCCGCTGGACGTGCTCGAGGCCGCCGGCTACACCAACGTCAACGCCGGCCGGCAGGAGGCGACCTACGTCTACGACGGCAAGGTCGGCTCGCTGGACCACGTGTTCGTCAGCGGCGGCGCCGCCGAGGACGTCGCCGACGTCGACGTCTGGGGCATCAACGCCGAGGAGTCGGTGCTGGCCGAGTACTCCCGGTACAACTACTTCGCCAGCGAGCACGTCACCCCGGGCAGCCCGTTCCGCTCCTCGGACCACAACCCGATCCTGGTCGCCCTCGACGTCCCCGCGGCCGCGCCGACGGTGGACATCTCGCTGCTGTCGATCAACGACTTCCACGGCCGGATCGAGGCGGACGGGCAGTCCGCCGGCGGGGCCGTCCTGGCCTGCGCCGTCGACCACTTCCGCGCCGAGAACCCCAACACCCTGTTCGTCTCCGCCGGGGACAACATCGGCGCCTCGACCTTCACGTCCTTCGTCCAGCAGGACCAGCCGACCCTGGACGTGCTCAACGCGATCGGGCTGGACGTCTCGGCGTTCGGCAACCACGAGTTCGACCGCGGCCGGGCCGACGTGGAGAACCGGGTGCTCGGCGCCGCGGACTTCCCCTACATCGCGGCGAACATCGTCGACGACGCCGGCGCCCCGGTCTACGACCCGTACCACATCGAGGAGGTCGGCGGGCTGCGGGTCGGGTTCGTCGGGGCGATCACCGAGGAGATGCCCACCCTGGTCTCCCCGGCCGGGATCGAGGGCCTGACCTTCACCGACATGGGCGAGGCGGTCAACGCCTACGCCGCCCAGCTCTCCGACGGGGACGAGGCCAACGACGAGGCCGACGTCGTCGTCGTGCTGGTGCACGACGGCGCCCCCACCCCCGACCTCGCCTCGGCCGACGGCACCCCGTTCGGCGACCTGGTCGCCGGCGCGCACGAGAGCATCGACGCGATCATCTCCGGCCACACCCACCAGGCCTACGTGCACGACGTCGACGGCCGGTGGGTGACCCAGACCGGGCAGTACGGCGAGCAGCTGGGGCACCTGACCCTCACCGTCGACCGCGCCACCGGCGAGGTCACCGCCTCCACCGCGGAGAACGTGGACCTGGTGCCCGAGCCGGGCAACCCCGGCGCGACCCCGCCCGTCCCCCGGCAGACCTTCTGCCCGGGCGACCCGGAGGTTCAGGCGATCGTCGACGAGGCCGTCGCCCAGGCGGAGGTCCTCGGCGCCGTCCCGCTCGGGGAGATCACCGCCGACCTCAACCGGGCCCGGCAGTCCAACGGCTCGGAGAACCGCGGCGGGGAGTCCACCCTCGGCAACGCGGTGGCCGACGTCCACCTCTGGGCGGCGCAGCGCACCAACGCCGAGGCCGACCTCGCGGTGATGAACCCCGGCGGGCTGCGGGCCGACCTGACCTACGCCGAGTCCGCCGGCGAGGGCGACGGCGTGGTGACCTACCGCGAGGCGGCGGTGGTCCAGCCGTTCGCGAACACCCTGGTGACCACCAACCTGACCGGGGCGCAGGTCGAGCAGGTGCTGGAGGAGCAGTGGCAGCCGGCCGGCGCCTCCCGGCCCTTCCTCAAGCTCGGGGTCTCCGCGGGGCTGTCCTACACCTACGACCCGGACGCCCCGGTGGGCGAGCGGATCCTCAGCGTGACCCTGGACGGGGAGCCGCTCGACCCGGCCGCCACCTACACGGTGGTCGCCAACTCCTTCCTCGCCGGGGGCGGTGACAACTTCACCACCCTGGCGGAGGGCACCGGCACCGCCGACACCGGCCAGTCCGACCTGGCCGCCATGGTCGACTACCTCGACGAGTTCGGGTCCCTCAGCCCGGACTACCGGCAGCGGGCCGTCGGGGTGAACTGGGTCTCCGACCCCGCCGCGGAGTACGCGGCGGGCGAGGAGATCGCCGTGGACCTGTCCTCGCTGGCGTTCTCCACCACCGAGCCGAAGCCGGAGACGGTGACCATCACCCTCGGCGGCACGGCCGTGGGCACCGCCCCGGTGGACCTGACCATCGTCGACACCACCGACGAGGTGGGCCGGGCCCAGGTGCGGGTGACGGTCCCGGAGGGCCTGGAGGGGACGGTCGACCTCGTCGTCACCGACGAGACCACCGGCACCACGGTGACCCTGCCGGTGACAGTGGCCGGGGACGAGGAGCCGCCGGAGGAGCCGCCGTCGCCGATCGACGAGTTCTTCCGCTGGCTCGGGGACCTGTTCCGGCGGCTGTTCCCCTGGTTCCCGTGGTGGTGA
- a CDS encoding YciI family protein encodes MKYVILIHSNPQPWGHPTGDFVTENRALPAEQREAMNTAFEALLTELQEKGELVGDEALGDPASSVLYRWHDGAPLPSDGPYSEAKEHLAGFFLIDVENVERAEEIAAQFAGPGETIELRPTMWPGGEEA; translated from the coding sequence ATGAAGTACGTCATCCTGATCCACTCCAACCCCCAGCCGTGGGGCCATCCCACCGGTGACTTCGTCACCGAGAACCGGGCCCTGCCCGCCGAGCAGCGGGAGGCGATGAACACCGCGTTCGAGGCCCTGCTCACCGAGCTGCAGGAGAAGGGCGAGCTCGTCGGCGACGAGGCGCTCGGCGACCCGGCCTCGTCGGTGCTGTACCGCTGGCACGACGGCGCGCCGCTGCCCTCCGACGGCCCGTACTCCGAGGCGAAGGAACACCTCGCGGGCTTCTTCCTCATCGACGTGGAGAACGTCGAGCGCGCCGAGGAGATCGCCGCGCAGTTCGCCGGCCCCGGCGAGACGATCGAGCTCCGCCCCACCATGTGGCCCGGTGGCGAGGAGGCGTGA
- a CDS encoding nucleotide pyrophosphohydrolase, whose product MDIEDVRRRLDDFTAERDWAKFHTPRNLALALVGEVGELAELLQWRTDAEVLEYARTPHGAEALADELADILTYLVELADAVGVDLGAAVHAKIDKNAAKYPVHLASGSNAKYTELRRDDGGEPGDDDG is encoded by the coding sequence ATGGACATCGAGGACGTTCGCCGGCGCCTGGACGACTTCACCGCCGAGCGGGACTGGGCGAAGTTCCACACGCCTCGCAACCTCGCGCTGGCGCTCGTCGGCGAGGTCGGCGAGCTGGCCGAGCTGCTGCAGTGGCGCACCGACGCGGAGGTGCTCGAGTACGCCCGGACCCCGCACGGGGCGGAGGCGCTCGCCGACGAGCTCGCCGACATCCTGACCTACCTCGTCGAGCTGGCCGACGCCGTCGGGGTCGACCTCGGCGCTGCCGTGCACGCCAAGATCGACAAGAACGCCGCCAAGTACCCGGTGCACCTGGCCAGCGGCTCGAACGCGAAGTACACCGAGCTTCGCCGCGACGACGGCGGCGAGCCCGGCGACGACGACGGCTGA